Proteins found in one Thermaerobacter subterraneus DSM 13965 genomic segment:
- a CDS encoding MBL fold metallo-hydrolase, with the protein MHGAVNSGLVRTGDGLVLIDTGLDRSAANKILRAAEATGEPVRVVLNTHAHADHFGGNAQILRRTGARVWAPAGEAEVIRHPLYEPVYLFGGAAPVAALQNRFLLAEPSPVHQELVPGQVLELGGVALEVVDLAGHSLAQVGFCVDGVFFAADSFMGLEPLAKHPIPYLVDAGRMLASLDRVRQVGARWFVPGHGPAVPAGPELQQVLEANAAAVRRLLDWAAARLGQGPAGTEDLLAELALHLGVAMDNPAAYVLNRTALLGVLATLEREGAARVEVREGRWWWAAS; encoded by the coding sequence GACCGGGGACGGCCTGGTGCTGATCGACACAGGCCTTGACCGGTCCGCGGCCAACAAGATCCTGCGGGCTGCGGAGGCCACGGGGGAGCCCGTGCGGGTGGTGCTCAACACCCATGCCCACGCCGACCATTTCGGCGGCAACGCCCAGATCCTGCGCCGCACCGGTGCCCGGGTCTGGGCCCCCGCCGGGGAGGCGGAGGTGATCCGCCACCCCCTCTACGAGCCGGTCTACCTGTTCGGCGGGGCGGCGCCCGTGGCGGCCCTGCAGAACCGGTTCCTCCTGGCGGAGCCGTCGCCGGTGCATCAGGAGCTGGTACCCGGGCAGGTCCTGGAGCTGGGCGGCGTGGCGCTGGAGGTGGTGGACCTGGCCGGCCACAGCCTGGCCCAGGTGGGGTTCTGCGTCGACGGCGTGTTCTTCGCCGCGGACAGCTTCATGGGCCTCGAGCCCCTGGCCAAGCACCCCATTCCCTACCTGGTGGACGCCGGGCGGATGCTGGCATCCCTGGACCGGGTGCGCCAGGTGGGTGCCCGCTGGTTCGTCCCCGGCCACGGCCCGGCGGTGCCGGCGGGCCCGGAACTGCAGCAGGTGCTGGAGGCCAACGCGGCGGCCGTCCGCCGCCTGCTGGACTGGGCTGCTGCCCGCCTGGGGCAGGGGCCCGCGGGAACGGAGGACCTCCTGGCCGAGCTGGCCCTGCACCTGGGGGTGGCCATGGACAACCCCGCGGCCTACGTGCTGAACCGCACCGCCCTGCTGGGCGTGCTGGCCACCCTGGAGCGGGAGGGTGCCGCCCGGGTCGAGGTGCGGGAGGGGCGGTGGTGGTGGGCGGCGTCGTGA